Proteins encoded within one genomic window of Halodesulfovibrio sp.:
- a CDS encoding iron ABC transporter permease translates to MTSSADIAQRRARRCILFSSIAACACVVSAVLASSYGPLNIPLGQVFHTLAEHLFPVGISGETTNAIVVWEIRFSRIILSLLIGSGLAVSGTVFQGILRNPLADPFTIGVSSGAAFGASVAIFFGLSGSIPYLAGIGIIPLAALTGALLALAAVITLGSMGGQLKRDALVLAGVVVATFLAALISLVKSLDEDSVASIVFWIMGSLQGRSWQHVQLILPWYTLGVAIIWRFSRELDILALGETQAQQLGMNASRVRLWLLVGASMITGASVAVSGVIGFVGLVVPHLVRLVQGGEHRPLLVSSAFIGGLLLLWSDVLARTVLSEGAELPVGVVTALLGGPFFCLLLHRSMKRSSR, encoded by the coding sequence ATGACTAGTTCAGCAGACATTGCGCAACGTCGTGCACGTCGATGCATTCTTTTTTCCAGCATTGCTGCTTGCGCTTGTGTAGTGTCTGCTGTTCTGGCTTCTTCGTATGGCCCGCTCAACATCCCGTTGGGGCAGGTATTCCATACACTCGCAGAACACCTTTTTCCTGTCGGCATCTCCGGTGAAACCACTAATGCCATCGTTGTTTGGGAAATTCGGTTCAGTCGAATTATTCTTTCGCTACTGATAGGAAGCGGGCTGGCTGTTTCCGGCACAGTCTTCCAAGGCATTTTGCGCAACCCACTGGCTGATCCGTTCACTATCGGAGTATCCAGTGGAGCAGCTTTCGGTGCTTCTGTTGCTATATTTTTTGGATTGTCCGGTTCCATACCGTATCTTGCGGGAATAGGTATTATCCCTCTTGCGGCACTCACAGGTGCGTTACTCGCTCTTGCAGCAGTTATCACACTTGGCAGCATGGGAGGACAACTCAAACGCGATGCGCTTGTACTAGCCGGAGTGGTTGTCGCAACATTTCTCGCAGCGCTTATCTCGCTCGTCAAATCACTTGATGAAGATTCAGTCGCATCTATTGTGTTCTGGATTATGGGCAGTCTGCAAGGAAGAAGCTGGCAGCATGTGCAGCTCATTCTACCGTGGTACACCTTAGGGGTTGCAATCATCTGGAGGTTTTCTCGCGAGCTGGACATCTTAGCTCTTGGTGAAACGCAAGCTCAACAGTTAGGCATGAATGCCAGCCGCGTCCGCTTATGGCTTCTTGTAGGGGCAAGCATGATTACCGGCGCATCCGTCGCGGTCTCAGGTGTTATTGGTTTTGTGGGGCTAGTTGTGCCACACCTTGTACGTCTTGTTCAAGGTGGCGAACATAGACCATTGCTCGTAAGCTCTGCGTTTATTGGCGGATTGCTTTTACTCTGGTCTGATGTATTAGCACGCACAGTTCTTTCGGAAGGTGCAGAACTGCCGGTCGGCGTTGTCACAGCTCTTCTTGGAGGTCCTTTTTTCTGCCTGCTCCTGCACCGTTCCATGAAGCGGAGTAGCCGATAA
- a CDS encoding ABC transporter substrate-binding protein, with amino-acid sequence MKHQSIHSVIRLLVHPKLFLLLALLCASTALASPASAEVHPASVKIVDDLGRTIELQRPATRIIALYGAFNEILGELGKEDIIVARTKADTLPPSILNKPSIGTHMRPNPELVAGLRPDIVLQMGGRKKALESVKMLEQLGIPVAFFSVTTFKELFSVIKRLGVLTAAEDKAETVCNNLQARLAHVAQQLATVPHKPSVFFEVRYPNLLGAGRASIVNDIIEHAGGTNSMDVTVKLVRINEEEVIKRDPEVYLIQKGAMNPNPQPIGQRAHFRTIRAVKNNRVYIIDESSYSRPGPRAVTAVEELAALLHPTRIQLNPHSSGDI; translated from the coding sequence ATGAAACACCAATCCATACATTCAGTCATCCGGTTACTGGTGCACCCCAAGCTTTTTTTACTCCTGGCTCTGCTTTGCGCTAGTACTGCGCTTGCGAGTCCAGCATCAGCGGAAGTCCATCCCGCTTCTGTCAAAATCGTAGACGACCTTGGCAGAACAATCGAGTTGCAGCGCCCTGCAACTCGCATCATTGCACTATACGGAGCATTCAACGAAATATTGGGAGAACTAGGTAAGGAAGACATCATTGTAGCCCGCACCAAAGCGGACACACTTCCGCCTTCCATCCTGAACAAGCCGTCGATAGGCACGCACATGCGTCCTAACCCAGAGCTTGTAGCGGGACTTCGCCCAGATATAGTGCTCCAGATGGGTGGCAGAAAAAAAGCACTGGAGTCCGTTAAAATGCTCGAGCAGCTCGGCATTCCAGTAGCTTTCTTTTCTGTAACAACATTTAAGGAACTATTCTCAGTCATCAAGCGGCTCGGCGTCCTTACTGCTGCTGAAGATAAAGCGGAGACCGTCTGCAACAATCTGCAAGCTAGGCTTGCGCACGTCGCACAGCAACTTGCAACTGTTCCACACAAGCCTTCTGTTTTCTTTGAAGTACGTTACCCTAATCTGCTCGGTGCGGGGCGCGCTTCTATTGTTAATGACATTATTGAGCATGCAGGTGGAACCAATAGTATGGATGTCACTGTAAAATTAGTCCGCATAAATGAAGAGGAAGTAATCAAGCGCGATCCGGAAGTATACCTTATCCAAAAAGGCGCTATGAACCCGAACCCGCAACCGATAGGACAACGGGCTCACTTCCGCACTATTCGAGCAGTAAAAAACAACCGCGTTTATATTATTGATGAATCCAGCTATTCACGTCCCGGTCCCCGTGCCGTAACCGCTGTAGAAGAATTAGCAGCTCTGCTGCACCCAACCAGAATACAACTCAATCCACATAGTTCAGGAGACATCTAA
- a CDS encoding sirohydrochlorin cobaltochelatase codes for MIRSRSLRLMLAVALVFSLSLPAFAGHGEAKECKKGILLVAFGTSVPEARVSLDNIGEEVAKAFPDTEIRWAYSAAIIRNKIKRTEKMIVPSPAAALAQMGDEGFTHVVVQSLHTIPGQEFSDILETASAFNGMPKGISHIEVGAPLMHTPADLASMSKILPTLVPAARKKNEAVIFMGHGTHDPGNIYYPGLATYLQEQDSNMYVGTVEGYPALDNIIPTLKAKGIKKVWLMPLMSVAGDHAHNDMAGPEDDSWKSILTKEGFNVTTVLKGTGEYDAVVAQWVAHLKEAFSAL; via the coding sequence ATGATCCGCAGTCGTTCTTTACGACTCATGCTCGCTGTCGCTCTTGTTTTTAGTTTATCTCTCCCTGCCTTTGCTGGACACGGAGAAGCTAAAGAATGTAAAAAGGGCATTTTACTTGTTGCATTTGGCACATCTGTACCTGAAGCTCGTGTTTCTCTGGATAATATTGGTGAAGAAGTTGCCAAAGCATTTCCTGATACAGAAATCCGCTGGGCTTACTCTGCTGCAATCATCCGTAATAAAATTAAACGTACCGAAAAAATGATTGTACCTTCCCCTGCTGCTGCTCTTGCACAGATGGGTGATGAAGGCTTTACACATGTTGTTGTACAGTCCTTGCACACAATTCCTGGTCAGGAATTTTCTGACATTCTTGAAACAGCTTCTGCATTCAATGGCATGCCTAAAGGCATCAGTCACATTGAAGTTGGTGCACCGCTGATGCACACTCCAGCAGACCTTGCTTCTATGTCCAAAATTTTACCTACACTTGTTCCTGCTGCCCGTAAAAAAAATGAAGCAGTTATCTTTATGGGACACGGCACACACGATCCGGGCAACATTTACTACCCTGGTCTTGCTACATACCTTCAGGAACAGGATTCTAATATGTATGTTGGCACTGTAGAAGGCTACCCAGCTCTCGACAACATCATTCCTACCCTGAAAGCTAAAGGCATCAAAAAAGTTTGGCTCATGCCTCTCATGTCTGTTGCTGGTGACCACGCACACAACGACATGGCTGGTCCAGAAGACGACAGCTGGAAATCTATTCTTACTAAAGAAGGATTCAATGTTACAACTGTACTGAAAGGTACAGGCGAATACGATGCTGTTGTTGCACAGTGGGTTGCACACTTGAAAGAGGCGTTTAGCGCTCTGTAA
- a CDS encoding Y-family DNA polymerase gives MSLAAYALVDCNNFYCSCERVFRPDLVGKPVIVLSNNDGCIISRSNEAKALGVKMAAPYFKQKRFLEQNGVAVFSSNYPLYGDLSERVMHVLRTFCPEMEVYSIDEAFLRLDGFAAHNLHEYAQRIRDTVYTWTGIPVSIGIAPTKTLAKIASHICKKTPDSSGVFTMNALWNNPAQVDTLLESISVNDIWGIGRKSAEKLANYGVTTARQLRDKENAWLQKKLTVTGLYTALELRGIPSIALEDAAPARKSIRSSRSFGIPVTERKDALEATIAYTVRAAEKLRREELLATTLSVFIKTNKHRPGDQHVEYCACTLDKPTDYTPLLVHHASNLLQKIFRSGHEYQKVGVLLSGLESKLNQQGSLFEIVSPATQQQLESESRLMHVTDAINKKFGRGTVQYAGEGLGQPWKMKQERLSPRYTTDWAELREVD, from the coding sequence ATGAGTTTGGCTGCGTATGCCTTGGTAGATTGTAATAATTTTTACTGCTCTTGCGAACGGGTGTTCCGTCCTGACCTTGTTGGAAAGCCTGTTATTGTTCTCTCAAATAATGATGGTTGTATTATTTCCCGCTCTAATGAAGCAAAAGCCCTTGGCGTAAAAATGGCTGCTCCTTACTTTAAGCAGAAGCGTTTTCTTGAACAAAACGGGGTGGCAGTATTTTCGTCGAACTATCCTTTATATGGTGATCTTTCAGAAAGAGTTATGCATGTGCTGCGGACGTTTTGTCCAGAAATGGAAGTGTATTCGATTGATGAAGCGTTCCTGCGGCTTGATGGATTTGCTGCACATAATTTACACGAATATGCACAGCGCATTCGTGACACAGTGTATACGTGGACTGGAATTCCTGTATCCATTGGTATTGCCCCAACGAAAACGCTCGCTAAAATTGCCAGCCATATTTGCAAAAAGACGCCTGATTCATCCGGTGTATTTACGATGAATGCATTGTGGAACAATCCTGCCCAAGTTGATACGCTTTTGGAATCAATTTCTGTGAACGATATATGGGGAATCGGTAGAAAATCAGCTGAGAAACTTGCGAACTATGGTGTCACAACTGCCCGACAGTTGCGTGACAAAGAGAATGCGTGGCTACAGAAAAAGCTTACCGTAACCGGATTGTATACCGCCTTGGAATTACGCGGCATTCCTTCCATTGCACTTGAAGATGCGGCTCCTGCTCGAAAAAGTATCCGGTCATCCCGTTCGTTCGGTATACCTGTGACGGAGCGTAAAGATGCTTTGGAAGCAACCATCGCTTATACGGTGCGTGCAGCAGAAAAGCTTCGCCGTGAAGAATTGCTGGCAACAACGTTGTCTGTATTTATTAAAACAAACAAGCACCGACCGGGAGATCAACACGTAGAATACTGCGCGTGTACTCTCGATAAACCTACGGATTATACACCGTTACTTGTGCATCATGCTTCTAACTTATTGCAAAAAATATTTAGATCAGGGCATGAATATCAAAAAGTTGGCGTGTTGCTGTCAGGACTGGAATCTAAATTAAATCAGCAAGGTTCATTGTTCGAGATTGTGTCGCCTGCAACGCAACAGCAATTAGAGTCTGAATCTCGGCTAATGCACGTAACAGATGCCATAAATAAAAAATTTGGACGCGGAACCGTACAATACGCAGGAGAAGGGTTGGGGCAGCCTTGGAAAATGAAGCAAGAAAGATTGTCCCCCAGATACACAACTGACTGGGCAGAGTTGCGTGAAGTTGATTGA
- the cobI gene encoding precorrin-2 C(20)-methyltransferase, producing the protein MSALSGTLYGIGVGPGDPDLLTIKATKVLANVDIVLAASSTKNDYSTALSIAEPHMQSDVEVVHLGFPMTRDEQVLLHAWEENAKIVASLLRQGKNCAFLTLGDPLIYSTFGYLKRTLEALDPSFAIAIVPGITSYQASAARTGTILCESGENLLLASGVRATEDTQQLLNRVDNAVILKTYKNFAELKELLRKTNRKNSAIFISRLGMEGEIIARNIDDAPEKPHYFSHMLIPVTK; encoded by the coding sequence ATGTCCGCTTTATCAGGCACACTGTACGGCATCGGAGTAGGTCCAGGCGATCCGGATTTACTCACCATTAAAGCAACTAAGGTATTAGCAAACGTTGATATCGTCCTTGCTGCTTCATCTACTAAAAACGATTATTCAACAGCGCTATCCATTGCCGAGCCGCACATGCAATCCGATGTCGAAGTCGTGCATCTTGGATTTCCAATGACCCGTGATGAGCAAGTATTGCTTCACGCATGGGAAGAAAACGCAAAAATAGTTGCAAGCCTGCTTCGCCAAGGTAAAAACTGTGCGTTCCTCACCTTAGGTGATCCGCTTATTTACTCTACTTTCGGTTACCTGAAGCGCACACTCGAAGCACTTGACCCAAGCTTTGCTATTGCAATTGTACCGGGAATCACCTCATATCAAGCTTCAGCTGCACGCACAGGTACTATTCTTTGTGAATCCGGTGAAAACCTCTTGCTAGCATCCGGTGTACGCGCAACCGAAGATACGCAACAGCTTCTGAACAGAGTCGATAACGCTGTTATTTTAAAAACGTATAAAAACTTCGCGGAACTCAAAGAACTCCTTCGCAAAACAAATCGAAAAAATTCTGCGATATTTATTTCACGCCTTGGCATGGAAGGGGAAATTATCGCCCGCAATATTGATGACGCACCGGAAAAGCCTCACTATTTCTCTCACATGCTTATTCCTGTGACTAAATAG
- a CDS encoding nucleoside recognition domain-containing protein, which produces MSQATTFPTSRKRKPKRSAKALIIAALCSLTALAVILTNDPSLLSWGKAWPGLIRPLLRMLCFLGIGLVVGIAVEGMGWAPLLATLVRPVMRFGNLKDESGAAFTTAFFSGTAANTMLMTFWKENKISLQEMKLSYLINTGLPVFLLHLPTTFFIIVPMTRTAGIIYLSLNGLAALIRTIGLLIWTRITFAPHKTDNEITDQPANRKTSAAKILSAFRRRFTRICTVTAPVYFLIYALNQAGMFEYLRTSAAGWVTSAYLPVEAVSVVVFAVAAEFTTGIAAAGALLDGGSLTTTQLVLALVLGTIVATPIRALRHQLPSQTGVFTFKIGFPMLLMSQLLRISSLICVTILYLWIAS; this is translated from the coding sequence ATGTCTCAAGCAACTACCTTTCCCACCTCACGCAAACGCAAACCAAAACGATCTGCTAAGGCGCTCATCATCGCTGCACTATGTTCACTGACCGCGCTTGCTGTCATACTTACAAACGACCCAAGCCTACTTTCATGGGGCAAAGCATGGCCGGGACTTATTCGCCCATTATTGAGGATGCTCTGTTTTCTCGGGATAGGACTCGTTGTAGGTATCGCTGTTGAGGGAATGGGATGGGCACCGCTTCTTGCCACTCTGGTTCGTCCAGTTATGCGCTTCGGAAATCTTAAAGATGAATCCGGCGCAGCATTCACCACTGCTTTTTTTTCTGGAACAGCGGCAAACACTATGCTCATGACATTCTGGAAGGAAAATAAAATTTCTTTGCAGGAGATGAAACTAAGTTATCTCATTAACACAGGGCTTCCAGTCTTTCTTCTCCATCTTCCGACGACTTTTTTCATCATAGTACCAATGACGCGCACTGCGGGAATAATCTACCTCTCTCTTAACGGTCTTGCTGCACTGATACGCACAATTGGTCTACTCATATGGACACGAATTACATTTGCGCCGCATAAAACGGATAACGAAATAACCGACCAGCCTGCCAATCGAAAAACCTCCGCAGCTAAAATTTTAAGCGCATTTCGCAGACGATTCACTCGCATCTGCACTGTCACGGCTCCTGTCTATTTCCTTATATATGCACTAAACCAAGCTGGCATGTTTGAATATTTACGAACATCCGCAGCTGGCTGGGTTACATCCGCCTACCTACCTGTAGAAGCAGTCAGCGTTGTAGTCTTTGCAGTAGCTGCTGAATTTACAACTGGTATTGCTGCTGCGGGAGCGCTGCTGGATGGCGGTTCGTTAACAACAACGCAACTAGTTCTTGCCCTTGTTCTTGGAACAATTGTTGCCACTCCTATTCGCGCCCTGCGACACCAACTGCCATCTCAAACTGGTGTATTTACATTTAAGATCGGTTTTCCCATGCTTTTGATGAGTCAGCTTTTACGTATCAGCAGCCTTATCTGCGTAACAATCCTCTATCTTTGGATTGCAAGTTAA
- the umuD gene encoding translesion error-prone DNA polymerase V autoproteolytic subunit, giving the protein MRDTIDFPENSESKEEYGQMHTSCACAGFPSPADDYLEGALDLNRLLVHNAPATFFMRVKGDSMTGAGIHTDDILVVDRSVEPSHNAVVVAVLNGALTVKRLWKKDNRVALVPENPHYRAVEVTHNENFEVWGVATSVIHSLRKPL; this is encoded by the coding sequence ATGAGAGATACAATAGATTTTCCAGAAAATAGCGAGTCCAAAGAAGAATATGGACAAATGCACACATCGTGTGCGTGCGCAGGGTTTCCATCTCCGGCAGATGATTATCTGGAAGGCGCACTCGATTTAAATCGACTGCTTGTACATAACGCACCTGCGACTTTTTTTATGCGCGTCAAAGGTGATTCAATGACAGGGGCGGGCATCCATACAGATGATATTCTGGTTGTGGATCGATCTGTGGAGCCGTCCCATAATGCCGTTGTGGTCGCTGTGCTTAATGGGGCATTGACAGTTAAGCGGTTATGGAAAAAGGACAATCGCGTTGCACTTGTTCCAGAAAATCCTCATTACAGGGCAGTAGAAGTTACGCATAATGAGAACTTTGAAGTATGGGGTGTGGCGACATCGGTTATCCATTCTCTTAGGAAACCATTATGA
- a CDS encoding ABC transporter ATP-binding protein, protein MSASIVLKNLSAGYSSKAVLHDISISIEQGEMVGLLGPNGSGKTTLLMALSGIRKPLKGSVTLHGTNLLQVPPKQRAAQIASVPQYTGETPDIEALSLVLMGRYPYISPLGGYSAEDTEIALRCMQATGTDAFAYKSARELSGGEFQRVLIARALAQQTSTLLLDEATSGLDVARSLEIFDLLKQRHTTGTTVIAAIHDINLAALYCSRLIFLKHGRIVQDGTVEDVFTDEKLTQIYETPIHTFSHPVTGAPQAFFTPGSALR, encoded by the coding sequence ATGTCTGCGAGTATTGTTCTGAAAAATTTGTCTGCGGGATATTCTTCAAAGGCTGTCCTGCATGATATTTCGATATCAATAGAACAAGGCGAAATGGTCGGACTTCTTGGACCCAACGGAAGTGGCAAGACTACGCTGCTTATGGCACTTTCAGGAATCCGCAAACCGCTAAAAGGCTCTGTAACATTACACGGCACAAACCTGCTTCAGGTACCACCTAAGCAACGTGCAGCCCAAATAGCTTCCGTGCCGCAGTATACTGGGGAAACACCGGATATCGAAGCACTGTCACTCGTACTCATGGGGCGCTATCCGTACATATCCCCTCTGGGTGGATACAGTGCCGAAGATACAGAAATTGCCTTGCGCTGCATGCAAGCCACAGGAACCGATGCCTTTGCATACAAATCAGCACGAGAGCTTTCGGGTGGAGAATTTCAACGAGTACTCATTGCACGGGCACTTGCACAACAAACCAGCACATTGCTTCTGGACGAAGCAACCTCTGGTCTTGATGTAGCCCGAAGCCTAGAAATTTTCGATTTGCTGAAGCAAAGACATACAACCGGAACAACTGTAATTGCAGCTATTCACGATATTAATCTTGCTGCCCTCTACTGTAGCCGTCTGATATTTCTCAAACATGGACGGATAGTTCAGGACGGCACTGTCGAAGACGTTTTTACCGATGAAAAACTGACCCAAATTTATGAAACACCAATCCATACATTCAGTCATCCGGTTACTGGTGCACCCCAAGCTTTTTTTACTCCTGGCTCTGCTTTGCGCTAG
- a CDS encoding sigma-54 dependent transcriptional regulator — MARVLIIDHDPVFSETLASIVTGLGHRSKQAKSLAEAFASGRKHDTDIVYLNTQLPDGNGLLAIAQLNAMRGHPEIIVMTGTPTPDGAEKAIRNGAWDYVEKQSAIDRMVLPLIRAIDYRGKRPARNGSVKLKRSGIIGNSAGIKKCLSLVAEAASSDASALLLGETGVGKEVFARAVHENSLRANGPFVAVDCASMSRTLASSILFGHQKGAFTGADKDREGLVAQAHNGTLFLDEVGELPLAMQKIFLRVLQEHRFRPVGARTEKTSDFRLICATNRNLDEMVARGTFRSDLLFRIRTVVMALPPLRDRTDDLPHLIEHYVKQLCGKYGMPAKGISPDLLDLAKEYSWPGNVRELIHTLERAVLAAKETPKIFSRHLPDHIRINIARAAADKTQQEIKALTESNQVPLHQGASCSISELENAPDNYTARLATSPVEQTRPSIQGRTPVQASSSNGNPEEERALVAAAETIQADSNTHRTKEVVIVQSSPRFDTRNEIPISEITDKIPYISAIPDKKNSSNTIKPFFEFRDEIFENYLQHLMMLSGGKVATACKLSGLSRSYLYDLLKKYPVKK, encoded by the coding sequence ATGGCGCGCGTTCTTATTATCGATCACGACCCTGTTTTTTCCGAAACATTAGCTTCGATTGTTACCGGTCTTGGACATCGAAGCAAGCAGGCTAAATCTCTTGCGGAAGCCTTTGCATCCGGTCGCAAACACGACACAGACATCGTATACCTTAATACACAGCTCCCAGATGGAAACGGTCTGCTAGCGATTGCGCAACTCAACGCCATGCGCGGCCATCCTGAAATTATTGTCATGACAGGAACACCGACTCCTGACGGAGCAGAAAAAGCAATCCGCAACGGAGCATGGGACTATGTCGAAAAACAAAGCGCCATTGATCGCATGGTGCTTCCGCTTATTCGTGCCATTGACTACAGGGGCAAACGTCCCGCCCGCAATGGATCTGTAAAACTCAAACGCAGCGGGATTATCGGTAATAGTGCCGGTATCAAAAAATGCCTTTCACTTGTGGCGGAAGCCGCATCCTCTGATGCATCTGCATTACTTCTTGGTGAAACAGGGGTAGGTAAAGAAGTTTTTGCCCGTGCCGTGCACGAAAACAGTCTTCGTGCAAATGGTCCTTTTGTGGCGGTGGACTGTGCATCCATGTCTCGAACTCTCGCAAGTTCTATCTTATTCGGACACCAGAAAGGAGCCTTTACAGGAGCAGACAAAGATAGAGAAGGACTTGTAGCGCAAGCCCACAACGGTACGCTTTTTCTTGATGAAGTAGGTGAACTGCCGCTGGCTATGCAGAAAATTTTCCTTCGAGTATTGCAGGAACATCGATTCCGCCCTGTGGGAGCACGTACAGAAAAAACATCAGATTTCAGATTAATTTGTGCAACAAACAGAAATCTGGATGAGATGGTTGCCCGCGGAACCTTCCGTAGCGACCTGCTTTTCCGAATCCGCACCGTGGTTATGGCTCTTCCGCCTCTTCGTGACAGAACCGACGACCTCCCGCATCTTATTGAGCACTATGTGAAACAACTCTGCGGAAAATACGGCATGCCAGCCAAAGGCATTTCTCCAGACTTGCTTGACCTAGCCAAGGAATACTCATGGCCGGGAAATGTTCGAGAGCTGATACATACTCTGGAACGTGCTGTACTAGCAGCCAAAGAAACGCCTAAAATTTTTAGCCGTCACCTTCCCGATCATATCCGCATCAATATTGCGCGCGCTGCAGCTGACAAGACCCAGCAGGAAATTAAAGCCCTTACCGAAAGCAACCAAGTTCCGTTGCACCAAGGTGCGTCTTGTAGCATCAGCGAATTAGAAAATGCCCCTGATAACTATACAGCAAGGCTGGCAACTTCACCTGTGGAGCAAACACGTCCATCAATACAGGGGCGAACTCCTGTGCAAGCAAGTTCTTCTAATGGTAATCCCGAAGAAGAACGTGCTCTTGTTGCTGCCGCTGAAACGATTCAAGCAGATAGCAACACACATCGCACAAAAGAAGTCGTCATCGTCCAGTCTTCACCACGCTTTGACACACGCAATGAAATACCTATTTCCGAGATTACGGACAAAATACCTTACATTTCCGCAATTCCGGACAAGAAAAATTCAAGCAATACAATCAAACCCTTCTTTGAGTTTCGAGATGAAATCTTTGAAAATTACCTTCAACATCTTATGATGTTATCGGGAGGAAAGGTTGCTACAGCTTGCAAACTATCCGGTCTTTCAAGATCGTATCTGTACGATTTGCTCAAAAAATACCCTGTTAAAAAATAA